In Rubrobacter radiotolerans DSM 5868, a genomic segment contains:
- a CDS encoding NAD(P)H-dependent oxidoreductase, whose translation MLHAKLRELERAGTPIRVGLVGAGQMGRGFIAQVANIPGMRVAGAADIDPKRAAEAFKRAGQEPTYSLAKGSAKSSANGSADASPAVTDDAGELARWEGVDVIVEATGVPEVGARVAVEAIEAQKHLVMLNVETDITVGVVLKQMADRAGVVYTGSAGDEPGAILELCDFANSLGFEVVAAGKGKNNPLDTQATPDTLKDEARKKAMNPKMLTSFVDGTKTMVELCATANALGFVPDTPGGHGPEESDANLLTELFCLKEEGGILSSYGTVDYVRGVAPGVFIIIRSAEGDVRETMAYLGQGEGPNHVLYRPYHLTSLETPISVARAAIYGQATITSLPEPSAEVTAVAKRDLKVGERLGPIGGFDYYGFVRSKESARGLLPVGLASGACVVREVRKGQEIERRAVELAEGSFVAELRERQDAALAAAHG comes from the coding sequence GCCCATCCGGGTCGGGCTCGTAGGCGCTGGACAGATGGGCCGGGGCTTTATCGCCCAGGTCGCAAACATCCCCGGCATGCGCGTCGCCGGCGCAGCAGACATAGACCCAAAGCGCGCCGCAGAGGCCTTCAAAAGGGCCGGCCAGGAGCCGACCTACTCCCTCGCCAAAGGCTCAGCTAAAAGCTCGGCCAACGGCTCGGCAGACGCCTCCCCAGCCGTAACGGACGACGCCGGAGAGCTTGCCCGCTGGGAGGGGGTGGACGTTATCGTCGAGGCCACGGGTGTTCCGGAGGTCGGGGCGAGGGTGGCGGTTGAGGCAATAGAGGCACAGAAGCACCTCGTCATGCTAAACGTAGAGACCGACATCACAGTAGGCGTCGTGCTCAAGCAGATGGCAGATCGGGCGGGCGTCGTCTACACCGGCTCGGCGGGCGACGAGCCCGGGGCGATCCTTGAGCTCTGCGACTTTGCAAACTCCTTGGGCTTTGAGGTTGTTGCTGCGGGCAAGGGCAAGAACAACCCCCTGGATACCCAGGCCACCCCAGACACCCTGAAGGACGAGGCCCGCAAGAAGGCGATGAACCCGAAGATGCTCACCTCCTTTGTAGACGGGACAAAGACAATGGTAGAGCTTTGCGCAACGGCAAACGCCCTTGGCTTTGTCCCCGACACCCCCGGAGGGCACGGACCAGAAGAGAGCGACGCCAACCTGCTGACCGAGCTCTTCTGCTTGAAGGAAGAGGGCGGCATCCTCTCCTCCTACGGCACGGTGGACTACGTAAGAGGCGTGGCGCCCGGGGTGTTCATCATCATAAGGAGCGCCGAGGGCGACGTAAGAGAGACGATGGCCTACCTCGGTCAGGGAGAAGGCCCAAACCACGTCCTCTACCGCCCCTACCACCTCACGAGCCTTGAGACCCCGATAAGCGTTGCAAGGGCGGCGATCTACGGCCAGGCAACGATAACGAGCCTGCCAGAGCCGAGTGCCGAGGTAACGGCCGTAGCCAAGCGCGACCTGAAGGTCGGCGAGCGACTCGGACCCATAGGCGGCTTTGACTACTACGGCTTTGTGCGAAGCAAAGAGAGCGCAAGGGGGCTTCTTCCGGTGGGGCTTGCCTCGGGAGCTTGTGTTGTGCGGGAGGTAAGGAAGGGCCAGGAGATAGAGCGCCGGGCGGTAGAGCTTGCCGAGGGCTCGTTTGTTGCAGAGCTCAGGGAGCGCCAGGACGCTGCTCTCGCTGCGGCCCATGGATAG